DNA sequence from the Neisseria mucosa genome:
TTTTTATATGGCGCGGCAATTATATCCGATGGGGCTGTTTTAAACAAAGCAGGCCGTCTGAAACGCATTCAGACGGCCTGATGATCAAACAGCCTACTGTTTATTTTTTACTCAAAGTCAGCCCTGTCCAGCCAAACACCAGCGTCAGAGCCAAGCTCAAGTAGCAGAAGAAGGCGTAAGGCAGGTATTCCCAAACAGGCACGCCCAAAGCATGGCTGATGAATACGCCGCAGACGCTCCAAGGCACCAACGGGTTGATAACCGTACCCGCATCTTCCAGCGTACGGGCAAGGTTGCGCGAATGCAGGCCGAGTTTGTCATAAACCGGCTTAAAGGTTTCGCCGGAAAGCAGAATACTCAAATATTGCTCGCCAATCAGGAAGTTGACACCGACCGATGTCATGGCCACGCTGAAAGTAGCACGTCCGGCATTGGTCAGGAACGCACGAATGGCTTCCAACAAAGACGGAATCACACCAATACTGAACAACAGGCCGCCCAAGCTCATGCCGAGTATCACGATGGTTTGCGTAAAGAACATGCTTTCCAAGCCGCCGCGCGAAATCAAGCGGGCAATGTCTTTGAATGCTTCGCCTTCGAGTTTGTATCCGCTGTAAAACCACGCGCCCAGCTGTTTCAAATCAGGCGTACTGTGGAAGTAAGTCACAATCAGCGCCACCACAACGGTAAACAACATGGCCACAATGGCATTGACGCGCATCAGGGCAAGGATAACCAATAAAGCAAACGGAATCAATGAATAAGCATGCACCAAACCGGTTGCTTCCAATTGTGCGCGGAAAGCCTCGACGCTGTTCATGTCATGCGCGGCCACATTGGGCAAGAGCCACAACATCAACGCCGCACTGATCAACCACGCAGGCACAGTGGTGTACATCATATTTTTGATGTGCTCGAACAAATCAATGCCGACAATCGAAGCGGAAATACCGGTCGTATCGGAAAGCGGCGACATTTTATCGCCAAAGAACGCGCCCGACACAATCGCACCTGCCGTCATCGCCATATCGGCATGAAACGCAGCCGCCATCCCCATAAATGCCACGCCGACAGTCGCACAAGTCGTCAAACTACTGCCGATGGAAATACCGATGACCGAGCAAAGCGCAAACGCCGAGAAATAAAAATAAGTCGGCGAAATCAATCCGAAACCGTAATACATCAGCGTCGGAATCGCACCGCTCATCATCAGCGCGCTGACCATCAGGCCGATAAAGAAAAACAGATAAATCGCGCCCATGCCCTGCCCGACCGCGCCGATCATACCGTTTTGCATGTCTTGATATTTCAAGCCGCGCATCAAACCGTACAAAAGCAAGACCACAATCGCCGTCACAATCGACATATGCGGCAGCCATTCAAGCGAAATAATCGTATAACCCATTGCCGCCACCAAAGCCAAGGCCACCGCAATGGCTTCGAAACGCGGCATATTGAGTAAGGATTTGAAAGCAAACATTGTTCTTTGCCTTTTTAATAAGTATTTAACAGATTTTAGCATAACAGGCCGTCTGAAAAACCGGTTTCAGACGGCCTGCTGATTATTTTACGAAAACAATGCTCACAAATCCTTGCCATTTTCTTTAAAATAAACAAATTATTTAGAATAAAATATTTTTTAATCAGAATAAATAGTGTTTTATTGCTTTTTAAAATATCCATCATGCAAAAATGCCACCACCTGCCCGGCAGTTTTGCGGTTGAACAGCATACCGCTATGGCTGACCGGCAAAACGACATGATCGCGCATATTCGGACAATGCGTTTCGCTGACCAAGACCGTACCATCATGTGCGCCGTGCAAACCTAAAACACGGCCCAGTCCATATGGTTTGTTACCGGCGATACTGCCCAACTCAATACCGACAGGCAACTCAGGCATACTGCCGTCCAACGCCCCTTTGTAAGAGCCGCCCAATACCGGCTTTTGCAAACCCAAATTGAGCACGCGTTGCGCGGCACGGCTGCCTTGATGCGGCGTACCCATGGTAACGATACGGCCGCTGACTTTTTCCGGATATCCCGCCGCAAAATTGCGTAAAACCAAGCCGCCCAAACTGTGGCCGACAAAGTGCAGCGTTTCATCAGCATGGTTCTCATCAATCCATCGGGCCAAGTCCTCAACATGTCGGTTCATTGAATGCAACACACTGCAATAATTGAACAGCGCAACTTCAAAACCTTCTTGTTCCAGCAAATACGCCAGCGGTCTCATGACCCACGAATGCATATGCAAGCCATGCAGCAAAATGATTTTGGCCATTTTTTCCTCCTGTCATTTAAATCATTATGCCACAAAGTCAAAAGGCCGTCTGAAATCCCATAAGGTTTCAGACGGCCTGTTATCATGATGAATTATTCGTCAGCTTTGTAGCCTTTAATCGCAAAGAAGACGATGTATATATAACAAATCGCTGATACAACGAAAGAAATCATCAAGCCGTAAGTATCCGCAGCCCAACCTTGTACCACAGGCACAACCGCACCGCCGACAATCGCAGTACACAACACGCCGGAAGCGCTGCTGGTAAATCGGCCAAGACCTTTGGTTGCCAAAGAGAAAATCGTTGGGAACATGATGGAGTTGA
Encoded proteins:
- the nhaC gene encoding Na+/H+ antiporter NhaC, which produces MFAFKSLLNMPRFEAIAVALALVAAMGYTIISLEWLPHMSIVTAIVVLLLYGLMRGLKYQDMQNGMIGAVGQGMGAIYLFFFIGLMVSALMMSGAIPTLMYYGFGLISPTYFYFSAFALCSVIGISIGSSLTTCATVGVAFMGMAAAFHADMAMTAGAIVSGAFFGDKMSPLSDTTGISASIVGIDLFEHIKNMMYTTVPAWLISAALMLWLLPNVAAHDMNSVEAFRAQLEATGLVHAYSLIPFALLVILALMRVNAIVAMLFTVVVALIVTYFHSTPDLKQLGAWFYSGYKLEGEAFKDIARLISRGGLESMFFTQTIVILGMSLGGLLFSIGVIPSLLEAIRAFLTNAGRATFSVAMTSVGVNFLIGEQYLSILLSGETFKPVYDKLGLHSRNLARTLEDAGTVINPLVPWSVCGVFISHALGVPVWEYLPYAFFCYLSLALTLVFGWTGLTLSKK
- a CDS encoding alpha/beta fold hydrolase; the encoded protein is MAKIILLHGLHMHSWVMRPLAYLLEQEGFEVALFNYCSVLHSMNRHVEDLARWIDENHADETLHFVGHSLGGLVLRNFAAGYPEKVSGRIVTMGTPHQGSRAAQRVLNLGLQKPVLGGSYKGALDGSMPELPVGIELGSIAGNKPYGLGRVLGLHGAHDGTVLVSETHCPNMRDHVVLPVSHSGMLFNRKTAGQVVAFLHDGYFKKQ